In Acidobacteriota bacterium, the following are encoded in one genomic region:
- a CDS encoding selenium metabolism-associated LysR family transcriptional regulator: MDLRLLEIFCCAYEERSFSKAAQRLSLTQPTISGHIKTLETYFGTLLFDRLGREVRPTRAGELLFEQGRQIIDIKRNMVDDMSRFLNRLEGQLKVGASTIPGEYLLPSIVGGFRKSNPRLNVRVTIQGSGAVLAGVREGRFEVGFVGARPRHGEDVGGAKALHYERFASDRLVLAIPQDSPWRERSVSTFERLKELPLLVREPGSGTRVMLERRLTELGESLDDFNVVAEFGSTAAVKEAIKAGVGCSVISDLALTTEVDAGIIATVSLAELEDLDRHFYVALDERRANSPICSLFLETLHAEFKGASSRVA, translated from the coding sequence ATGGACTTAAGACTGCTCGAAATCTTCTGTTGCGCCTACGAGGAGCGGAGCTTCTCCAAAGCGGCGCAGCGCCTGTCGCTGACCCAGCCCACGATCAGCGGTCACATCAAGACCCTGGAGACCTACTTCGGGACCTTGTTGTTCGATCGCCTGGGGCGGGAGGTCCGGCCGACCCGGGCCGGCGAGTTGCTGTTCGAGCAGGGGCGCCAGATCATCGACATCAAACGCAACATGGTCGATGACATGAGCCGCTTCCTCAACCGCCTCGAAGGGCAGCTCAAGGTCGGAGCCAGCACCATCCCCGGCGAGTACCTTCTGCCTTCGATCGTCGGAGGATTTCGCAAATCCAATCCGCGGCTCAACGTCCGGGTCACGATCCAGGGCTCCGGTGCGGTGTTGGCGGGGGTCCGGGAAGGTCGCTTCGAGGTCGGGTTCGTCGGGGCGCGGCCGCGCCACGGCGAGGACGTCGGCGGTGCTAAGGCACTGCACTACGAGCGCTTCGCTTCCGACCGCTTGGTGCTGGCGATTCCGCAGGACAGCCCCTGGCGCGAGCGTTCGGTTTCGACTTTCGAGCGCCTCAAGGAGCTTCCCCTGCTGGTGCGAGAGCCGGGCTCCGGCACTCGGGTGATGCTCGAGCGTCGTTTGACCGAGCTCGGCGAGAGTCTCGACGATTTCAACGTCGTCGCCGAGTTCGGCAGCACCGCTGCCGTCAAGGAGGCGATCAAGGCGGGAGTGGGATGCTCGGTGATCTCCGACCTCGCGCTCACCACCGAGGTCGATGCCGGCATCATCGCGACGGTGTCCTTGGCGGAGCTCGAGGATCTCGATCGCCACTTCTATGTCGCCCTCGACGAGCGGCGCGCCAATTCGCCGATCTGCAGTCTTTTCCTGGAAACCCTCCACGCGGAGTTCAAAGGCGCCTCGAGCCGAGTCGCCTGA
- a CDS encoding putative selenate ABC transporter substrate-binding protein: MMRKLLGTLLTLGLLTACGAEQAPAPVLKFTAIPDQNTTELIEKFQPVAEHLSEALGVAVEYVPSRDYQASVEMFRNGDVHLAWFGGLTGVQARQAVAGARAIAQGEADPQYYSYFIAHRDSGLEEGEEFPEAMAGKSFTFGSESSTSGRLMPEFFIRQATGQSPEEFFGALPGYSGSHDKTVELVESGQYEVGAVNYKVYQRRIAEGQTDPEVCRVIWKTPYYADYNWTAHPELDTLFGAGFVDRVQGALTAIDDPQLLAALLRDRLIPATNEEFEGIREVAESLGMLR; encoded by the coding sequence ATGATGCGGAAACTACTCGGTACCCTCTTGACCCTTGGACTGCTGACCGCCTGCGGAGCAGAGCAGGCTCCAGCCCCGGTGCTCAAGTTCACCGCCATTCCGGACCAGAACACCACGGAGCTGATCGAGAAGTTCCAGCCTGTTGCCGAGCACCTTTCCGAGGCCCTCGGGGTGGCGGTGGAGTATGTGCCCTCGCGCGACTACCAGGCTTCGGTGGAGATGTTTCGCAACGGCGATGTCCACCTGGCCTGGTTCGGCGGGCTGACCGGAGTACAGGCCCGTCAGGCGGTGGCCGGTGCTCGGGCCATTGCCCAGGGCGAGGCCGACCCGCAGTACTATTCCTACTTCATCGCCCATCGCGACAGTGGCCTCGAAGAAGGCGAAGAGTTCCCGGAGGCAATGGCCGGCAAGAGCTTCACCTTCGGTTCCGAGAGCTCGACGTCGGGCCGGCTGATGCCGGAGTTCTTCATTCGCCAGGCCACCGGCCAATCGCCGGAAGAGTTCTTCGGCGCCCTGCCGGGCTACTCCGGCAGTCATGACAAGACCGTCGAGCTGGTCGAGAGCGGGCAGTACGAGGTCGGGGCGGTCAATTACAAGGTCTACCAGCGTCGGATCGCCGAAGGGCAGACCGATCCCGAGGTTTGCCGGGTGATCTGGAAGACGCCGTACTATGCCGACTACAACTGGACCGCCCATCCCGAGCTGGACACTCTCTTCGGCGCCGGCTTCGTCGATCGGGTGCAGGGCGCCCTGACTGCGATCGATGATCCGCAACTGCTGGCGGCTCTGCTGCGCGATCGATTGATCCCGGCCACCAACGAGGAGTTCGAGGGCATCCGCGAGGTGGCCGAATCGCTCGGTATGCTGCGCTGA